The following coding sequences are from one Paracoccus alcaliphilus window:
- a CDS encoding MalY/PatB family protein gives MTRPDFDEIIDRTGTACSKWDDMEAAYGVSPGDGGLAMWVADMDFRPPAGVRQALESVVAQGVYGYPGANRPYLDAIRWWMANRHGWQIDTDWILTCAGLVNGVAMAIQSCTAPGDGVILMSPVYHAFARTIRASGRELVELPLALHDGQYRMDWANWEKVLTGREKMLILCSPHNPGGRVWSEVELRQVADFCKARDLILVSDDIHCDLLMPHSPRHRMIATLCPDIADRLITLTAATKTFNIAGAHLGNAIIADPALRTRFRNTLMAGGISPNLFGLDMIAAAYSPEGAEWVDALVEYLDGNRRIFDEGINAIPGLRSMPLEATYLAWVDFSGTGMTPAEFIARVEKTARIAANHGNSFGLGGDSWLRFNLATPRPRVIEAVRRLQEAFADLQ, from the coding sequence ATGACCAGACCCGATTTCGACGAGATCATCGACCGCACCGGCACCGCCTGCTCGAAATGGGACGATATGGAGGCCGCCTATGGCGTCTCGCCCGGTGATGGCGGGCTGGCCATGTGGGTGGCCGACATGGATTTCCGCCCCCCCGCAGGCGTGCGCCAGGCGCTGGAATCGGTGGTGGCGCAGGGGGTCTATGGCTATCCCGGCGCGAACCGGCCCTATCTGGACGCGATCCGCTGGTGGATGGCGAACCGCCACGGCTGGCAGATCGACACCGACTGGATCCTGACCTGCGCCGGGCTGGTCAATGGCGTGGCGATGGCGATCCAGAGCTGCACGGCGCCCGGCGACGGCGTCATCCTGATGAGCCCGGTCTATCACGCCTTCGCCCGCACCATCCGCGCATCCGGGCGCGAGCTGGTGGAACTGCCACTGGCACTGCACGACGGCCAGTACCGCATGGACTGGGCCAATTGGGAAAAGGTGCTGACCGGGCGCGAGAAGATGCTGATCCTGTGTTCGCCCCACAATCCCGGCGGGCGGGTCTGGTCCGAGGTCGAGTTGCGCCAGGTGGCGGATTTCTGCAAGGCGCGCGATCTGATCCTCGTCTCGGACGACATCCATTGCGATCTGCTGATGCCCCACAGCCCGCGTCACCGGATGATCGCGACTCTGTGCCCCGATATCGCCGACCGGCTGATCACCCTGACCGCCGCGACCAAGACCTTCAACATCGCGGGCGCGCATCTGGGCAATGCGATCATCGCCGACCCCGCGCTTCGCACCCGTTTCCGCAATACGCTGATGGCTGGCGGCATCTCTCCGAACCTGTTCGGACTGGACATGATCGCCGCCGCCTATTCACCCGAGGGCGCGGAATGGGTGGATGCGCTGGTCGAATATCTGGACGGCAACCGCCGCATCTTCGACGAGGGCATCAACGCCATTCCCGGCCTGCGCTCGATGCCGCTGGAAGCCACCTATCTGGCATGGGTGGATTTTTCCGGCACCGGCATGACGCCCGCAGAGTTCATCGCGCGGGTCGAGAAAACCGCCCGCATCGCCGCCAATCACGGCAACAGCTTCGGGCTGGGCGGCGACAGCTGGCTGCGCTTCAACCTGGCCACCCCCCGCCCGCGGGTGATCGAGGCCGTCCGCCGGTTGCAGGAGGCCTTCGCCGACCTGCAATGA